In Heliangelus exortis chromosome Z, bHelExo1.hap1, whole genome shotgun sequence, a genomic segment contains:
- the LURAP1L gene encoding leucine rich adaptor protein 1-like, giving the protein MESGGPPDLRDVEQKLGRKVPESLARPLRGEELPGRPAAAAAAPGSRRRRAAALARLERKLHLLKQEMVNLRATDVKLMRQLLIINESIESIKWMIEEKAIASRGSSLSGSLCSLLESQETSLHGSCSSLQDCSDGLDGISVGSYLDTLVDDVPGHQTPSDIDQFSDSSVMEDSQPLHKHPKIDSDEYYCFG; this is encoded by the exons ATGGAGTCCGGCGGCCCGCCAGACCTCCGCGACGTCGAGCAAAAGCTGGGGCGCAAAGTGCCCGAGAGCCTGGCGCGGCCCTTGCGTGGGGAGGAGCTCCCGGGACGCCCCGCCGCTGCAGCCGCGGCCCCCGGCTCCCGCCGTCGCCGTGCCGCCgccctggccaggctggagaggaaacTTCACCTCCTGAAGCAGGAGATG GTTAATCTCCGAGCCACTGACGTGAAGCTTATGCGCCAGCTACTCATCATCAATGAGAGCATCGAATCGATCAAGTGGATGATTGAGGAGAAGGCCATTGCCAGCAGAGGTAGCAGTCTGAGTGGCAGCCTCTGCAGCTTGCTGGAAAGTCAAGAGACATCCCTccatggcagctgcagcagtctGCAAGACTGTAGTGATGGACTGGATGGAATATCAGTGGGGAGTTATTTGGACACCTTAGTGGATGATGTCCCTGGTCACCAAACACCTTCAGACATCGACCAGTTCAGTGATTCTTCTGTTATGGAGGACTCACAGCCTCTTCATAAGCATCCCAAAATTGATTCTGATGAGTACTACTGTTTTGGTTAA